A genome region from Natronobeatus ordinarius includes the following:
- a CDS encoding DUF7558 family protein — translation MQQTLAGCAFCDAPPGTEAGEAYTWGKDERVSHSICVGCAIQTRPDPDKSEHHTCDGCGLVVDTLAALTRFRVELGHLEGPLQFCVRCSPGGPAMYWTRGLEEHLITTPTE, via the coding sequence ATGCAGCAAACACTCGCTGGCTGCGCCTTCTGTGACGCTCCACCAGGTACCGAAGCCGGCGAGGCATATACCTGGGGAAAAGACGAACGAGTCTCTCACTCGATCTGTGTTGGCTGTGCCATCCAAACGCGGCCAGACCCTGACAAGAGTGAACACCACACCTGCGACGGGTGTGGATTGGTCGTCGACACACTTGCAGCCCTCACGCGGTTCCGGGTGGAACTCGGACATCTCGAAGGACCACTCCAGTTCTGTGTGCGCTGTAGTCCCGGAGGCCCGGCGATGTACTGGACGCGCGGCCTCGAGGAGCACCTCATCACGACGCCGACAGAGTGA
- a CDS encoding PemK-like protein → MTAFGELERGDIIWGTDPLSDKGRPMLVLGAPQFPNHGVQLITVLISTKTYHEESLTLRDDDYDGEPLGERSHVLPWSLVTLNSASEVKFHMTSLVDERTEDVATQLLSYISS, encoded by the coding sequence GTGACCGCGTTCGGTGAACTGGAACGCGGCGACATTATCTGGGGAACCGATCCGCTCTCCGACAAAGGTCGTCCGATGCTCGTTCTGGGAGCACCTCAGTTCCCGAACCACGGCGTACAGCTGATCACCGTCCTGATCTCCACGAAGACCTACCACGAGGAGTCACTCACGCTCCGCGACGACGACTACGACGGCGAACCACTCGGGGAACGAAGTCACGTCCTCCCGTGGTCGCTCGTAACCCTCAACAGTGCGTCAGAGGTAAAATTCCATATGACTTCTCTGGTCGACGAACGGACCGAGGACGTGGCCACACAGTTACTGAGCTACATTTCCTCCTGA
- a CDS encoding MarR family transcriptional regulator, producing MSRGTIDIDEFENADDDEFEERNDTERIVLFLDENDDRAWKAATIADQLDLDTDAVSAILSRLKERNLVRHKRPYWAITDDEDRLRAAYRLHQHHQTADEQYGEEHLEELKTDEMEEVK from the coding sequence ATGTCGCGCGGCACCATCGATATCGACGAGTTCGAGAACGCCGACGACGATGAATTCGAGGAACGAAACGACACCGAGCGGATCGTGCTGTTCCTCGATGAGAACGACGACCGGGCGTGGAAGGCGGCGACGATCGCTGACCAACTTGACCTAGATACGGACGCTGTCAGTGCCATCCTCTCGAGACTAAAGGAACGAAACCTTGTACGGCACAAGCGTCCGTACTGGGCGATCACAGACGACGAGGACCGGCTTCGAGCCGCCTACCGACTTCACCAGCACCACCAGACTGCAGACGAGCAGTACGGTGAGGAGCATCTCGAGGAGTTGAAAACTGACGAGATGGAGGAAGTGAAGTGA
- a CDS encoding ArdC-like ssDNA-binding domain-containing protein, with amino-acid sequence MATSNSTRETFDDSDTRHDEMHSTIETWLEDLVCEVDDAVSSDQFREWLDVQSEFHDYSPRNTLLIKVQCPHATRVAGYRTWQNEFDRCVSKGEKAIWIWAPIIARKCPECGNSSSYHERSECGYDETEPDEWNKGLVGFRPAPVFDISQTEGESLPELETEANGTADELVPALLEAAVVLEVEVEVVSPRKWSHGSAKGVCQYRLEKRPLVEVRDHENEADLAVTLVHEYAHALLHGGLDTEDERAKRELEAEAVGHIVGRYFGLDTSGSAFYLAAWEKEEPETILERLERISSASQEIIDVVEEEMDKTS; translated from the coding sequence ATGGCTACGAGCAACAGCACCCGGGAAACGTTCGACGATTCGGACACCCGGCACGACGAAATGCACAGTACGATCGAAACGTGGCTCGAGGACCTCGTCTGTGAGGTCGACGATGCGGTCTCGAGCGACCAGTTCAGAGAGTGGCTCGACGTCCAGAGTGAGTTCCACGACTACTCTCCTCGAAACACACTGCTGATCAAGGTCCAGTGTCCGCATGCGACTCGAGTCGCTGGCTACAGAACGTGGCAAAACGAGTTCGATCGATGTGTGAGTAAAGGCGAGAAGGCTATCTGGATCTGGGCGCCGATCATCGCGAGGAAATGCCCCGAGTGTGGAAACTCGTCGTCGTACCACGAACGGAGTGAGTGCGGATACGACGAAACGGAACCCGACGAGTGGAACAAGGGACTCGTCGGCTTTCGACCAGCACCAGTCTTCGACATATCCCAGACTGAGGGAGAGTCACTCCCGGAACTCGAGACCGAGGCAAACGGCACTGCCGACGAACTGGTACCAGCACTCCTCGAGGCAGCGGTTGTCCTTGAGGTAGAGGTTGAGGTCGTATCCCCTCGAAAATGGTCTCACGGCAGCGCCAAAGGCGTCTGTCAGTATCGTCTGGAGAAACGGCCACTCGTCGAGGTCCGTGATCATGAAAACGAGGCTGATCTCGCCGTCACACTCGTTCACGAGTACGCTCATGCACTGCTGCACGGCGGTCTCGATACTGAAGACGAACGGGCAAAGCGTGAACTCGAGGCCGAAGCAGTCGGCCACATCGTCGGTCGGTACTTTGGGCTGGACACGAGTGGGTCAGCGTTCTACCTCGCCGCGTGGGAGAAGGAGGAACCGGAGACAATTCTTGAGCGGCTCGAGCGGATCAGTTCGGCTTCTCAGGAGATCATCGACGTCGTTGAGGAGGAGATGGACAAAACAAGCTGA
- a CDS encoding Cdc6/Cdc18 family protein, with amino-acid sequence MANAHDYFAQEHEIFRNKDLLQVSHLPEGDRIIGREQELTNLAGAIQPALKGNTPNNVLVYGKTGTGKSLCSKFITKQAISRAEENDVTIGVAYVDCLQESTETQAVQSIAHRLNDRDQTGISIPHSGLSTSEYYRRLWRIIDERFDAALVILDEVDKMDSDDILMQLSRAVESEKLSSSTIGTIGISNKVRYKESLDERVKSSLCEREYVFPPYDATQIQEILHSRSDAFHDGVLEDSVIPRVAALAAREHGDARKAIDILRFAGEIAEEEGLETVSESCVDQAHEREETSRLAELISKSPSHAKLVLEAMALLAKQPERNTGAVQTTEIYDLYKRLCERDDSSHLKLRRVRDILSELEFLSIIEQERKWAGKGKGNYMENRLVDDPDVIIVACEESRR; translated from the coding sequence ATGGCGAACGCCCACGATTATTTCGCTCAGGAACACGAAATATTCCGCAATAAAGACCTCCTGCAGGTCTCTCATCTCCCCGAAGGCGACCGAATTATCGGACGTGAACAGGAACTTACCAACCTCGCGGGGGCGATCCAGCCAGCCCTCAAAGGAAACACACCGAACAACGTCCTCGTGTATGGAAAGACTGGGACCGGGAAATCCCTCTGCTCGAAATTCATTACCAAGCAAGCTATCTCTCGAGCTGAGGAAAACGACGTCACAATCGGGGTCGCGTACGTCGATTGCTTACAGGAGTCCACCGAGACGCAGGCTGTTCAATCGATAGCTCATCGGCTCAATGACAGGGATCAGACCGGGATTTCGATCCCTCATTCAGGATTGAGTACATCGGAGTACTATCGGCGGCTGTGGCGAATCATCGACGAACGCTTCGACGCTGCTCTCGTAATCCTCGATGAGGTGGACAAGATGGACTCTGATGATATTCTCATGCAGCTCTCTCGAGCAGTTGAATCCGAAAAACTCTCTTCGAGCACGATCGGCACGATCGGGATCTCGAATAAGGTCCGCTACAAGGAGTCGTTAGACGAGCGCGTCAAATCCAGCCTCTGTGAGCGTGAATACGTGTTCCCACCGTATGATGCAACCCAAATTCAGGAAATTCTTCACTCTCGTTCGGATGCGTTCCACGACGGCGTCCTGGAAGATAGCGTTATTCCCCGCGTCGCAGCACTGGCTGCGCGAGAACACGGTGATGCGCGCAAGGCCATCGATATTCTCCGTTTCGCTGGCGAAATAGCCGAGGAAGAGGGGCTCGAGACGGTGAGTGAATCCTGTGTCGATCAGGCCCACGAACGCGAGGAAACGAGTCGGCTGGCAGAGCTCATTTCGAAATCGCCGAGTCACGCGAAACTGGTCCTCGAGGCGATGGCTCTCCTGGCGAAACAGCCCGAACGGAATACTGGCGCCGTACAGACGACAGAGATCTATGATCTCTACAAGCGCCTGTGTGAACGAGACGACTCGTCACACCTGAAACTCCGGCGAGTTCGTGATATTCTGTCGGAACTCGAGTTCCTTTCGATCATCGAGCAGGAGCGTAAATGGGCGGGGAAGGGCAAGGGGAACTACATGGAAAACCGGCTCGTCGACGACCCGGACGTAATCATTGTAGCCTGTGAGGAGTCACGTCGCTGA
- a CDS encoding ribbon-helix-helix domain-containing protein, with amino-acid sequence MGASDEPRRVHFQSPEYLVERLDAVADLFDKDRTDLLVEAIREYLEDNAESETFQDLVAERYYNDQLEFETVKQLVGAETAQRLRILKTDLESEPFDLAPSDDVDIYTGETTTVDPTTASDTSSEQ; translated from the coding sequence ATGGGCGCAAGTGACGAACCCCGGCGTGTCCATTTCCAGTCTCCAGAGTACCTCGTCGAGCGACTGGATGCTGTCGCTGACCTCTTCGATAAGGACCGTACGGATCTACTCGTGGAAGCTATTCGTGAGTATCTTGAGGACAACGCTGAGAGTGAAACGTTTCAGGACTTGGTTGCTGAACGGTACTATAACGACCAACTCGAGTTCGAGACGGTCAAACAGCTTGTCGGCGCAGAAACTGCACAGCGCCTTCGTATCCTTAAAACAGATCTGGAGAGTGAGCCGTTCGATCTTGCGCCTTCAGATGACGTCGACATCTATACTGGTGAGACCACAACGGTCGATCCCACGACCGCGTCTGACACGTCCAGCGAGCAATGA
- a CDS encoding transcriptional regulator: MENTGNPTDGDRTMYIRFQSGDEDGLRDALRALDRGETPEPHFEVIFDDPDDIHRVTRPKNLELLRTIVQHEPESIREAARLVDRDVRQVHTNLEELESLHLIHFEQDGRRKRPTVWYDSLEVDLPLHSPDVARDEANA, from the coding sequence ATGGAGAACACTGGTAACCCAACTGACGGCGATCGAACAATGTACATCCGATTCCAGAGCGGCGATGAAGATGGGCTACGAGATGCCCTTCGAGCGCTTGATCGCGGTGAGACGCCTGAACCTCATTTTGAGGTGATCTTCGACGATCCTGACGATATCCATCGCGTCACCCGTCCGAAGAACCTGGAACTACTCCGAACGATTGTACAACATGAGCCAGAGAGTATTCGCGAGGCAGCGCGACTTGTCGACCGGGACGTCCGCCAGGTCCACACGAACCTCGAGGAACTCGAATCACTCCATCTAATCCACTTCGAGCAGGACGGGCGACGCAAGCGCCCAACTGTCTGGTACGACTCTCTCGAAGTGGATCTCCCGCTGCACTCTCCGGACGTGGCTCGGGACGAAGCGAACGCATGA
- a CDS encoding ISH6 family transposase has translation MHATIDAQVTVSIDLDKTLPLATLAESFTELHLEATILEELVKSLDERLVEAYCGEKHARGNGDRRFQRAGTTTRTAVTTAGEHEFSLHHVKDTAATGDDPTYFRPLEDLIEFDGQRIYQEDISLQSTELATSLSFRDAVAHGDGFTPMPSRTTINRRVREYGSKLGDFVRDRLPGTNADTVVPDGTKCHSQQDHCTHHDVNVTLGQITEGDDTETTLLDVNVDEPWAETAEDLKEKEAVTDDAAVVSDSENSLVDAFEASYRSHQLDLVHVGRTLKYKLWKDGTFPLEKRKEIASDVTNDLFHLKNSVALHAPKNERLAIRERIDQTLENLTKEAWRLEQQDSPKAAAYLRKWAQATVTFAELALEGQEIPWTSNVVERAMGEISKRCKNQWMRWTESGLESLLWLNLVRYADPEQFAAFADELLERSAKTAITMEVSVDATRGEL, from the coding sequence ATGCACGCCACAATCGACGCGCAAGTCACGGTTAGCATCGACTTAGACAAAACGCTACCGCTTGCCACTCTCGCTGAATCTTTCACAGAGCTTCACCTCGAGGCGACGATCCTCGAGGAGCTTGTCAAAAGCCTCGACGAGCGCCTCGTCGAGGCGTACTGTGGGGAGAAGCACGCGCGCGGAAACGGCGATCGCCGTTTCCAGCGCGCCGGAACCACAACACGAACAGCTGTGACAACCGCAGGAGAGCACGAATTTTCCCTTCATCACGTCAAAGACACCGCTGCCACCGGTGACGATCCTACCTACTTCCGCCCTCTCGAAGATCTCATCGAATTCGACGGGCAGCGCATCTATCAAGAGGATATTTCGCTCCAGAGTACCGAACTCGCTACGTCGCTCAGCTTTCGTGATGCCGTCGCCCACGGCGACGGCTTCACTCCGATGCCTTCGAGAACGACGATCAACCGCCGAGTCCGTGAGTACGGCAGCAAACTCGGTGACTTCGTTCGTGATCGGCTTCCTGGGACGAACGCAGACACTGTCGTTCCTGACGGAACGAAGTGTCATAGCCAGCAGGACCACTGCACGCACCACGACGTCAACGTCACCCTCGGACAGATCACCGAGGGTGACGACACGGAAACCACGCTCTTAGACGTCAATGTGGACGAACCGTGGGCTGAGACAGCAGAAGATCTCAAGGAAAAGGAAGCGGTCACTGACGACGCTGCGGTCGTCAGTGACAGCGAAAACTCCCTCGTTGATGCGTTCGAAGCCAGTTATCGATCTCACCAGCTCGATCTTGTTCACGTTGGTCGAACGCTCAAGTACAAGCTGTGGAAGGACGGTACTTTCCCACTTGAAAAGCGGAAAGAGATCGCCTCAGACGTCACTAACGACCTGTTTCATCTGAAGAACTCAGTTGCGCTTCACGCACCGAAGAATGAGCGTTTGGCGATCCGCGAGCGGATCGACCAAACGCTCGAAAACCTCACGAAGGAGGCGTGGCGCTTAGAGCAACAGGACTCTCCAAAAGCAGCGGCGTACCTCCGAAAATGGGCACAAGCAACCGTGACATTCGCCGAACTCGCGCTCGAGGGACAAGAGATACCGTGGACATCGAACGTGGTTGAACGAGCCATGGGAGAAATCTCGAAACGGTGTAAAAACCAGTGGATGCGATGGACAGAATCCGGCCTAGAATCGCTCCTCTGGCTTAATCTCGTGAGATATGCCGATCCTGAGCAGTTCGCGGCGTTCGCCGACGAACTGCTCGAGCGATCAGCCAAAACAGCCATCACAATGGAGGTGTCAGTTGACGCTACCAGAGGCGAACTCTAG
- a CDS encoding ATP-binding protein gives MDQFVNRIDELDRLQALYESDAAELAIIYGRRQIGKSELVRQSIADRDDAVYYQAVQGTATTQLRRFVEAAATTYPDITAVKEEWEPLLTHLTDRDAIIVIDEFPYLIESNEGLPSVIQHLWDTAVDESQATLVLTGSAIGMIHTHVLDGGAPLYGRVSQTPNGRLELTQLPFRSIQEFVPTYDPEERVFVYGVFGGTPRYLSPLDPSQSLGENITRLLCDPDGPLHDEPENVLQMELNEVNTYFSVLESMASGNRSRNEIAQGAGIESTNTSYYFDRLETLQIIEKHHPALADPARSKRTRYQIRDPVFRFYFRYLYGRGGQYELYGENAYADLIEPELSDFVSETFESLCHQAVPTLYADYQLTQVPSQWWHKGREVDVVAPTDKSTLIAGEAKFTNTPLGYDVLADLEDDVEHIDWTPTTGGEPTYELALFSRSGFKRSVEEAADERDDLRLFDLSDIVAVLESETDQ, from the coding sequence ATGGACCAGTTCGTCAATCGTATCGATGAACTCGATCGGTTGCAGGCCCTCTATGAGAGTGACGCTGCAGAACTCGCAATTATTTATGGGCGCCGCCAGATCGGCAAGAGCGAACTCGTCCGCCAGTCGATTGCCGACCGCGACGATGCCGTGTACTATCAGGCAGTCCAAGGAACAGCGACGACACAGCTCAGGCGATTCGTCGAGGCAGCAGCGACGACCTATCCAGACATCACGGCTGTCAAAGAGGAATGGGAACCGCTCTTAACGCACCTCACCGACAGAGACGCCATCATCGTCATCGACGAATTCCCGTACCTCATTGAATCGAACGAGGGGCTTCCATCGGTCATTCAACACCTGTGGGATACAGCTGTCGACGAGAGTCAGGCGACGCTCGTACTCACAGGCTCTGCAATTGGCATGATTCATACCCACGTCCTCGATGGCGGTGCGCCACTCTACGGCCGGGTATCCCAGACACCGAATGGCCGCCTCGAACTCACCCAGCTGCCGTTTCGTTCCATCCAAGAGTTCGTGCCGACGTACGATCCCGAAGAACGGGTGTTCGTCTATGGCGTCTTCGGCGGCACACCCCGATATCTCAGCCCTCTCGATCCATCACAGAGCCTCGGAGAGAACATCACGCGGCTGTTGTGCGACCCGGATGGTCCACTCCACGACGAGCCCGAAAACGTCCTCCAGATGGAGCTCAACGAGGTGAACACGTATTTCTCCGTCCTGGAATCGATGGCCAGCGGGAACCGCAGTCGAAACGAGATCGCCCAGGGAGCCGGCATCGAGAGCACCAACACGTCGTACTACTTCGACCGGCTGGAAACGCTCCAGATCATCGAGAAACACCATCCAGCACTCGCCGATCCGGCACGGAGCAAGCGGACGCGATACCAGATCCGGGATCCCGTGTTCCGGTTTTACTTCCGCTATCTCTACGGCCGCGGGGGACAGTACGAACTCTACGGCGAGAACGCCTACGCAGATCTCATCGAACCGGAATTGTCCGACTTCGTCAGCGAAACGTTCGAATCGCTCTGTCACCAGGCGGTGCCGACGCTCTATGCAGACTACCAGCTCACACAGGTGCCAAGCCAGTGGTGGCACAAGGGCCGGGAGGTAGATGTCGTCGCACCAACTGACAAGTCAACGCTGATCGCTGGCGAAGCGAAATTTACCAACACCCCCCTCGGTTATGACGTGCTCGCTGACCTCGAAGACGACGTGGAGCACATCGACTGGACGCCCACCACAGGCGGTGAGCCGACGTATGAACTCGCCTTATTCAGCCGATCCGGGTTCAAACGCTCGGTCGAGGAAGCTGCAGACGAGCGTGATGATCTTCGTCTCTTCGATCTATCTGATATCGTTGCTGTTCTTGAGAGTGAAACCGACCAGTAA
- a CDS encoding PadR family transcriptional regulator: protein MYDLTGFQRDLLYVAAGLDEPHGLAIKDELEDYYEKEIHHGRLYPNLDTLVDKGLIEKGEADRRTNVYSVTRRGRREIEDRRRWEEQYVEDTL, encoded by the coding sequence ATGTACGACCTGACCGGGTTTCAACGTGACCTCCTGTACGTGGCTGCTGGACTCGATGAGCCTCACGGACTCGCGATCAAAGATGAACTCGAGGACTACTACGAGAAGGAGATCCACCACGGCCGCCTGTATCCGAATCTTGACACCCTCGTCGATAAAGGACTGATCGAGAAAGGTGAGGCCGACCGTCGGACGAACGTCTATTCCGTGACTCGTCGAGGACGTCGGGAGATCGAAGATCGACGCCGGTGGGAGGAACAGTACGTCGAAGACACGCTGTGA
- a CDS encoding DNA-binding protein has product MSSKQSVSKVVSVDEQAYEQEAGRAEHEDVVDETPEFRATVEMEIQAKVDANHPDGIVDTSEDRIYGVTLAQEERIRAREKELERISAQAAFGRQEGRAERTRAVIEQARRNQRPVTEVDPREKLGQAKLGQVNRQAQRLSENVNGGYTRAVIAKRIASRVLEGADMFEAVMDTKEEMHHEAGTIVPIGALEEIRRGEVTVEGRVLELWEPSSPSIQQVGLLEDETGRTKFTIWKASRQTMVREGERVRFRAAAKNWYNGRCSIALTHWSEIVFPERGRWWE; this is encoded by the coding sequence ATGTCTAGTAAGCAGTCGGTTAGTAAGGTCGTTTCGGTCGATGAACAAGCGTACGAGCAGGAAGCGGGTCGAGCGGAGCACGAGGACGTCGTCGACGAGACTCCGGAGTTCCGGGCCACGGTGGAGATGGAGATTCAGGCGAAGGTCGATGCAAACCACCCAGATGGAATCGTCGACACGAGCGAGGATCGGATCTACGGCGTGACCCTGGCCCAGGAAGAGCGCATTCGAGCCAGAGAGAAAGAACTCGAGCGAATCAGTGCACAGGCGGCATTCGGTCGACAGGAGGGACGAGCGGAGCGAACGAGAGCGGTGATTGAACAGGCACGACGTAATCAGCGGCCGGTCACGGAAGTCGATCCTCGAGAGAAACTTGGACAAGCGAAATTGGGCCAGGTCAATCGGCAGGCACAGCGGTTGTCAGAGAACGTCAACGGTGGGTACACGCGAGCGGTCATCGCGAAGCGGATTGCCAGTCGGGTTCTCGAGGGTGCGGATATGTTCGAGGCGGTGATGGATACGAAAGAAGAGATGCACCACGAGGCAGGGACGATCGTGCCGATCGGGGCCCTCGAGGAAATCAGGCGAGGTGAGGTCACTGTGGAAGGGCGTGTGCTCGAACTGTGGGAACCCTCGAGTCCGAGTATCCAACAGGTTGGGTTACTCGAGGACGAGACTGGTCGAACGAAGTTCACGATCTGGAAAGCGAGCCGGCAGACGATGGTGCGGGAAGGTGAGCGAGTGCGGTTCAGGGCGGCAGCGAAGAACTGGTACAATGGACGGTGTTCGATCGCGCTGACTCACTGGTCGGAAATCGTCTTCCCAGAGCGCGGTCGGTGGTGGGAGTAG
- a CDS encoding MBL fold metallo-hydrolase, translating into MRVSYQHANVHSGNESTLLRFTTEDGTRACVLVDAGDDVDVESMLCDDEYLNAILLTHAHIDHYRTLAGNVHHSAPIYTSPATATILEQALPEAQKDNDLGNISTALEALEPIDEWTSILSTLEVRPISAGHTPGAAGFIFRFRDENSSDGPLSGEQHLLVTGDFTTRPCAGFSGLETSYPFDIDCVLLNVSSDDSYTAALNESLETVLERAFAGSRVVVATSSLTGVHYATVLAHVAMELERELPITIVGQAAKVYNALEYDLPAVTPHEVFERPGEVLEDGSVTITGPESPTTGSSRRLFETIDDDPGALFIQLATDNGDGISNTQCTTQSVRLSNHPTLETIDDVVRSLAPIEVVIKHARGDTLNRFQRRFDRCFTWGTNDQDIHRLYEEGRWNAPGWIAEATERRIRRRHWEAVQEQSLEPDATLDVNGREPIDLEAEGVNLDALEETFARTAADPYASTNADAVASDTETLPAETESLEEQSLEAELLARLDAIDAKLERSEETVRARVLSGTEGDQFLQLLDSVELEPGEIVEITVSEDSRNA; encoded by the coding sequence ATGCGTGTGTCCTACCAACATGCGAACGTTCATAGCGGCAACGAGTCAACGCTCCTGCGCTTCACTACTGAGGATGGCACGCGTGCGTGCGTTCTTGTCGATGCTGGCGATGATGTCGACGTCGAATCCATGCTCTGCGACGACGAGTATCTGAACGCCATCTTGCTTACCCACGCCCACATCGATCACTACCGAACACTCGCGGGAAACGTTCACCACAGCGCCCCCATTTACACCTCACCCGCGACGGCAACGATTCTCGAGCAGGCGTTACCTGAAGCCCAGAAGGATAACGACCTTGGCAACATCTCAACTGCGCTCGAGGCCCTCGAACCGATCGACGAGTGGACGTCGATCCTATCCACACTCGAGGTTCGACCGATTTCGGCCGGTCACACACCTGGTGCAGCTGGATTTATATTTAGATTTCGTGACGAGAACTCGAGTGACGGCCCCCTCAGTGGTGAGCAACACCTCCTCGTCACCGGTGATTTCACGACGCGACCGTGTGCCGGTTTTTCAGGACTCGAGACCTCCTACCCGTTCGATATCGACTGTGTGTTGCTGAACGTCTCGAGCGATGATTCGTACACGGCTGCACTCAACGAGTCACTCGAGACGGTACTCGAGCGTGCGTTTGCCGGCTCACGGGTCGTGGTCGCAACGAGTTCGCTCACCGGCGTCCACTACGCGACGGTACTCGCCCACGTTGCGATGGAACTCGAGCGCGAGTTACCGATCACCATCGTCGGACAAGCTGCCAAAGTGTACAACGCACTCGAATATGATCTGCCAGCGGTCACTCCCCACGAAGTGTTCGAGCGACCTGGTGAGGTGCTCGAAGATGGAAGCGTGACGATCACAGGGCCAGAGTCGCCAACGACCGGGAGTTCTCGTCGACTCTTCGAGACTATTGACGACGATCCAGGAGCATTGTTTATCCAGCTCGCGACAGACAACGGTGACGGCATCTCGAACACCCAGTGTACGACACAGTCAGTCCGACTGTCCAACCACCCAACACTCGAGACTATCGACGACGTCGTCCGCTCACTTGCTCCGATAGAGGTCGTGATCAAACACGCGAGAGGCGATACGCTCAACCGATTTCAACGCCGTTTCGATCGATGTTTCACCTGGGGAACGAATGATCAAGACATCCACCGACTCTACGAAGAGGGACGTTGGAACGCCCCTGGATGGATCGCGGAAGCGACTGAGAGACGGATTCGCAGACGTCACTGGGAGGCGGTACAGGAACAATCTCTCGAGCCTGATGCCACACTGGATGTCAACGGGCGCGAACCGATCGATCTCGAGGCCGAAGGCGTCAACCTCGACGCCCTCGAGGAAACGTTTGCACGGACTGCGGCAGATCCATATGCGTCGACGAACGCCGATGCTGTGGCATCTGACACTGAGACGCTTCCTGCAGAAACGGAATCACTCGAAGAACAGTCGCTTGAGGCAGAACTCCTCGCTCGGCTCGATGCAATTGACGCGAAACTCGAGCGTTCTGAGGAGACAGTCAGGGCTCGTGTCTTGAGCGGGACAGAAGGAGATCAATTTCTCCAGCTTCTAGATTCGGTAGAACTCGAACCTGGGGAGATTGTCGAAATAACGGTCAGTGAAGATTCACGCAACGCGTAG
- a CDS encoding DUF4208 domain-containing protein, whose protein sequence is MDAADRVRHVALTRTTPQNAGWIAEEADVSRDTAAKYLDRMADQGDLEVVETADGTCYKPDDVTQFLREVRTLAEEQSVDELTNELRAIGDEIDSWKAAYDVESLEELRRSIGGEDLSSSDRRERLEMIEEWEYNIQVREALQLAISLQSSVRRLKLTP, encoded by the coding sequence ATGGACGCTGCTGACCGCGTCAGGCATGTTGCGTTGACTCGAACAACGCCACAGAATGCTGGCTGGATTGCTGAAGAGGCAGACGTCTCGAGGGATACGGCTGCCAAATATCTCGATCGCATGGCCGATCAGGGCGACCTCGAGGTCGTCGAAACAGCTGACGGCACGTGCTACAAGCCAGACGACGTCACGCAATTCTTGCGCGAAGTCCGCACCCTCGCTGAAGAACAGTCTGTAGACGAACTCACCAACGAATTGCGTGCAATCGGTGACGAAATCGACTCGTGGAAAGCAGCGTACGATGTCGAGTCACTCGAAGAACTTCGCCGGAGTATTGGAGGTGAGGATCTGTCGTCCAGCGATCGACGTGAGCGCCTCGAGATGATCGAGGAATGGGAGTACAACATCCAGGTACGGGAAGCGCTTCAGCTTGCCATCAGCCTCCAAAGCTCCGTTAGGAGGCTCAAGTTGACCCCGTGA